A region of the Anguilla anguilla isolate fAngAng1 chromosome 16, fAngAng1.pri, whole genome shotgun sequence genome:
TGTTCTGCATGTCTGTACATTCATGGTGACTGGGTAAATTGGGATGGAGTGCCACACTTGCTGCACATATCAACAGCCTGCACAAGGAAGGACAAACACAATCATTGCATTATCCCCACGGTAATAGCATTTCCTTTCCTGTTACGGAGTCtgagtagattttttttctcctccactCACTGGATTCATGATGACTGCAACAGCAGTTTTGGGGTAATGTCTATAAAGTGACAtgtgattgttttaaaattggtaaattgtaaaaatgtattatttcttcAATTAACTGGcttcatttaattgtttttcttccaTTGGATTTTCTTTGGTCCTACATTTATCTTCCTCTTTGGAAATGTTACCTGCTTTCCAGTGACACTTAGATAAAGATAAAATTATCCATGGCATCAAATCTTCATAAAAGTAAAGTTACCTCCATTGCCTCCATTCACCCAATCACAGGAACTCATTGACAATTCTGTCATATTACATGTTCATTTACTATGAAACATACTTTAACCTCTGGAAAAACCATACCTTTTGAAACTCATCCCTAcaatgaaaatagtttttttttttttccagaatagTATAATATACTTCTATGGTAGATCTGCATGGGAAACATAATTTGAAATATACACCACAATGCATACTctggaaacaaataaaatgaaaacattcaattaaaaaataacaaataatgcAGCAGAACCACAGGGAGTGAAAGTATAAATCTGAATAGAGCCAAATACTTTGGAATTACTGTAGATTCATCGCTGTGGTAGTATTAGACTAGACACATATTAATGGATTGGCCAGTCATACTGTTCGATCCAGCAGCAAAAAAAGGACATAGCGGTTCAAAAAGATGAATCTCATGCTTTTTGGTCTGCAGGGACATTTTTGTGGATATTCTAATTTTAATATGCTGACTCCCAGTCATTATCAAACCCACACACTTCTGACATGTTTCCCTTCAGAAGATAAGATTTTTCATTGCATGTCTCTGGCAGTGTTTGCTGAACACATCAGCATTTCTGCAATCAAATATAATTGCAGCAAGTGCATTTTTCTCACACTCCCAATAGCATAATTGAAGATTTGTTCAATCTAAACCAGAATTTAGAGGCatcagggggacaggggggacaTGTCACTACATTTTACCCCTGTACATAGTTTTAAGGGTGGTTGGTAAATAGGCCCAGTATGTTTGCCTTATTTGTAACTGGTAGAAGTATGAAGGGTAAACAATGTCTCCATGATGAAATTTTCCTGCAATGTTAACTCTCGCAAGTCTTGAGACCTGAAGGGAATATGTTCTGGGAATTAATGATTTCTACATGTGTCTGAGGAGAGTAACTTGAAAGTATTGCCTGCATCTATTTTTTGttgcttctttttaaatattttttagagTATTGCTTCAGGTCACATCAACTTCAAACGTGTCAAAAGCAATTCTGTGTGGTGTTCCATGAAGATATTTGTTAATTTGATAGCAGCAGTTCTGAGGGAATTTTCAGAAATTACTGCCAAAGAATAACAGGCTATTAATGCATCAATGATATATAATAGCTATTTCCATTCAGTAAAACATTCTATACAGTTGAGACATCACTTATATTCTCTtataattttcagtttaaaaaaaaatatatatataatttttttttaacatccagAAAATGCATGGAGAATGTGACAGGATGTCCAAGCTAGGAATGTCCTTTCAATTTTCAAATACCACACTGAAGATCAGTCAAACTTGTCTCGCTATTCCCTCAGATGCCATTTAGTTAGACCAGGGAGAATTAACCATGAGGGAGTccagttatttttaaagaaaacactcCATTAGGGATTGGTTCTTCCTGACAATGGATCAAAAACAGCAAATGGCTTGCCACTGCTTGGTTAAACAGTTTCTTTTTGGTGTTGATGAAGTAATGTATCATACAGACttctcataataaaaaaaattgttgcaATAAATTATCTTTACAACAGCAGActgcttgtgattttttgtgattttttgagcataattaaaattgtatttagaGCTACATTAAGTGAAAATCATTCTTCTTGGCACTgcttctggttctggttctttGCTGAACAAGACAGATGGACTAAGCTTTCTCAATGCTCTACAAAACTGTTACAACCATTGAGAGAGTGACGCTTCATGAGCCccataatgggtggagctaacATGGTATCTTGATTATTAAGAATCACAAGATTCTGCTCTCCACAAATCAGAGGCATTGGTGAAATAAGATAGCTCAACCATTTGGGGCTGACAAAGCCTCACTTTCTGATAATGACAACAataatatttctatatttatgcatattcaCTGTTCTGCTTTTAGTACATTTGTATACCATTGTACCAACTCAAGTGGGGTTTGGATAAATCAGTTAATAGAATGATCCAGTCTTTTTCTATGAGCAGCCCATCTGTGACTTCACATTAAATCCAGCCAGACTGGTCCACTGTGGCTCAGGATTAGGTGTATATAGATTTAGCTGAGGGAGTTACAGGGTGGAAAACTGAGGCTAACAGGACAAAGAGGCTCATTTTTCATTGGGCATTTACTCCACAATgacaatatgaaaaaaagactccattttatataaatgttgtCATTATTGTCTTGGCATATccttataattttatttaaacaactgTGATGTGAGAGCATTAAAAGctcaaaaatttaattttggcCTCTGCTCAAAAAAATAAGTACCTTTAGTTGCCAATGTAAAGAGCAGTGAATTAGTAAATAGGGGACATCAGTGCGCTGCTTTTTTAACATTCGAATGTCTGAAATATATCATATCATAAATTTCTacataagaaaaacacaaaaaagtaaacACCAAATAAGTATATTTTATGCCCTGAAGCCTgggtttaaatatttcaaaatattacaagtcatactatgcaggattttaaatttgaaaatatgaaatagacatgctaaggcatatctatgatgcctTGGCAACctctgtctttatgcactttTGCTGAATTTATAcacttttacctgtatttgctaCTCTAAAATATGTTcatcttttttgtgtggtttgggATCAAATATATAGCCTTTGTTGCTACTCCTAACTAACCACTGGCCcagatacagtgaagcaaaaagacaagccagcAGGGCTTGTTCAAGAACTACAGTTACTGTAACCTTGCAAATGCTTTTCCTCAGTGGTGTTAGCCAATGTTgcccaaggggatgaaaagcaatgtGGAGCTGGCTTGTTGTCTGTTATCTCTAGCAATAcagctagggttgccagacaTCTGGTTTTTGACCAGAATGTCCGGTTTGCAAAATATTTGTACGTGTCATAATATTCGGTCTGAGAaattgatgggagaaatttaccagtagtttctaatgaatttgcatgACTCGGTCAGGTACTCGGGGGTGAGTCGGCGGGGTtgaaaaaagaggagaggactTCTTCAATTGTAAACACAGGCAAAAACATTCTGCATAGCATGCCTTGAAATATAACCATTTTTAACTTCTAATGTGTGTCCCCTTGATACCTTTCAGCCTGGGCGGCGGGGTCCCTGGATTAGAAAAAGTTGAAAACCCCCTGCCCTAAAGTACCATTTCCTGTCAAATGAGCTTGCAATCTCCCAGACTAATCTTAAGAAACAGACTGCCAGCCTTCATAATATATCTGCATTGTGGTGCATATAAGGGCTTTCACAGATGCCCATCAAACTCTAGGCCAATTCCCTAAGCAACAGATGATGCTCCAGGGACACACAAGGATGTCAAGATAACCCATTCAACTCTCTTATGAGTGTAGACaagaattttttaaatcagatatGTTGCTGCTTCCTGAAAGATTGAATACCATTATGTGGATAAACTCACGAGATTAACTTCTATAACCTGTTTATCATAATCTTTATCTGATAGGTATGAATAATTAATCTACTTCCTCTTCGTCTCTGAGTTTCCATCACAGAGGCAAGAGCAGAAATGGAGTGATGGTTACACCACTCAGTGTGCATGTTTTAATCCGCCTGTCGTAACGTTTCTTATTTTTGCCGCCTCTGAAGTCATTTCAGATTCTGTGGATTGCACCGTATTACAGGGATTTTTTCCTCAAGCCTCCCCTCTATGTGACTCAGGCTCTTTAACTGGTAATTAAGTTAATTTCCTCCTCTTGCCTCAGTGACTTTTGGACTTCACTAAAGAGCAGAACAATCACAGGAAGCCCTTTGGAGGAAATGTGGGCTGATTTCTCTCCCAGGACAGCACTGGAAGTCCTGATTCCACCGGTCCACACACAGTAGCACTGACCTGCCACAATTGACCTCTTCCACAAGGATCTCTTGCTTCCTTTGTGGAATAGTACAAGAGGGGGATTTGAACATTTGTACTGAATCGACATCAGGtaagaaatggaaatgttttctttacaaGCAAAATGTACAGTTTTTCCAGTGGAGTAAATGTTATAATCAGAGAGTGGGACAGATTTCCGCAGTGTTCATGGAGGGAATATTTTGAGCCTAAACTGATTTCTgaacataattcattttatatgtgaattttttcatgtattttcatCTGAGTCATATGTAATACCTATTGCAGCATGTGTGCTATGAGTGAACAGGACAGAAATTATCAGTTGACTATGGCATAATCTGAAGAACCAGGGCTGAAACACCAAAAAGTTGGAAGACTTCACAATTTAAGTGCTATGATGCTAATCACTTAACTAAGTTACCTACACTGCTCTATAAGATTATAAGGCACCTAGAGTAATTCCAGGGCACACGAAGTCACCAACTGTCTCCATTAATCTACtcaaatattcaaattcagtttgtaTTTTGTCCCTTTCACTGTCTGTACTGGCAGCTGTTTCCTTACATATTTGATAAGACGTCTTGTTCTTGAGATTCCTTACGTTCCACTTCAGTTTGGGGTGTATTTTAAGCTTGGAGCTCCCTTGGGCTGTTTTACTGTTGCCATGCTTATTAAATGCTTATATTTCATGAGCTCTATGTAGTCACTGGTGAAACATCACATAACAATAGTCAGAAAAATATGAGTGAAGCTATGCATTTGATTTCCACTTAAATTTGCTGAAGAGCTTGCAGGTTCAATTTTTGTCAATCACATGACCTGACAGTACATGGTCAAAATGTTGGCCCATGGTATGTTTTTATCTTACATAGCCAGTTTTCATCAAGAACAAAATGGCAATGTCATAGTAAACTCAAAAAGATAAGTAATAAGTTTTTAAAAGggagtaaaatatattttgtgacaAAAATGGGATTAATTCTTCCCCAGATTTATACTATATAACTAACAGGTCCCTGTCTCCACCTGAAAGAATAAATATGACAATGCAGTGTGTTTCCAGTTGTGTGGGACTAACATTCCACCAGGAATGCAAATTATATATACCATATATCATTTTTAACCACGGCAACATATTCCAGAATCTTCACTTCTCCATAACTTTCAGTGGGAGTGAGTGGGTAGATTGTTGCCAGCAGCTAATCCTGTGTAATCTGTGGGCCACAAAAAATTGTGACTTAATTTCCACGGGAATctgaattatgtatttatttatttatttatttattacatttttattttaactaccCATAGTTTGTAAGACAAAACACTCTACATATCCAAACAGCTCTGATAATAGAAACAGTTTTGAAGTGCATAAATAGGGTGCAACTGGGCTGCCAACAATATAAAAGATTTGAAACAAGTTTAGTGTTATAAAAGATCAGTTTAAATCTCATTGAAGCTTTGAGACATTgaggtttttatttatcataaacCTGTAATAACCTGCATATTCATGAGTTATATCCATTCAAGTGTTTCAGAGGATGCTCTGAAGTGAGCAGATTACCAAACATGTCATTTTCTCAGAAATGCTAAGAACGTTTCCTCTGTAATTTTGGTATAATTTGCATGTTCCTTTATTATTCTTTAATGCAATTTCTGAAGAATATCCACCATCGAGCCCATCCCACATACTGAGGTCTTCTGCAGCAGGATCAAAGgaccatttttaaaagcatgatATGCTTGAAAAGGTTTATTTAATAATTGGATATAAAACAGATGTGCACAGGTGGGtgcacatgcaaaaataaagagtttattaaaacataataGAAGCATACAGTATAATAATTGTTATTGCTGAGTTTCACAAAACTTTGATGAAAACCCACAAAATCAATTTCCATTTGTGTATGATAATACATAAATTATGTCACAATCTGTGAGATATATGCAGACTGTTTtgaaagctttaaaaatatgtaagtTTTTTTTGAAAGTCTTTTAAATTTGGGTTGGGTAAGGAGAATTTTGAAGtttgattgaaaaaatattgcccacttctttttaaaactgtgatGGTAGGCTTAGATATACAATCAAGGTCATCAAGGTTAATTGTTAAGAAATTGAACTCTGAAATTGGCCACAATACACTTGATAGTttccaaatataaataatgttcattggtgtgtttgtgttttatctgTCACAAAATTAACAGCTCAGTCAATCCAGCTGGTCTACTgctagaataataataaatatttaaacgtAATACAAATTGTATTATGAACAGCCAGCGACCTACCTATACTTATTTGGTTTTCAGAACACTAGCTTAGCAATGTTGAATCACTGAAATCAGGGCTTAATGATTGTACCTTTTCCCTCAGAGTATGAGACGATCTGTGGTGAAGCAGGTGATGGGGCCAGCAATGTGGACAGGGTTATGGGCCTTCACTCTCTTCATCGGCACAGTTACCACAGAAAGCACAGTCAACAGGGGGACACCGAAACACAACCCCATACAGCAAAGACATAAAAGAGACTGGCTGTGGAAATTTCTCTTTTTGGAAGAGGAGAAATCCAACCCTCCACATTATGTAGGAAAGGTAATGATCTTataaaggtaatgaaacactAAACTATACAAAAATGCATCAGAATTATTGTTAAAAAGCAAAGGTAACttctttaaattttctttttagctAAAATCAACAATGGCCAGTGATCAGACAAAGTTTGTCATAAAAGGAGACGGTGCCAACTCAATTTTTCATGTCTCTAGACAAGGAGACATTTACGCCATAAAAAAGCTGGATCGGGAAGTAAAAAGCACATACTACCTTACAGCTCATCTTCTGGATATCGCCACCAACAAATCAGTGGAAGCTGCAGAAccatttaatattaaaatcattGACCTTAATGACAACAATCCTGTGTTTCCACCAAGCTACAATGGGTCTGTCCTTGAGAGATCTGCTGCAGGTACAGTGATTCATGAAAAATAGTTTCAGTACTTAAATCCAATGTTTATGTTGATTTAATACCAGCAGTTAAATCCTCCACATGGTAGATATATGGGAGAACATAATATACTGGTATTAtctcttttttgttctttttatgaTCTACAGGAACACATGTGCTGACAGTGACAGCTACTGATGCAGATGATCCAACTACTGCCAATGGACAAGTTGAATATAAATTGCTAAATGGAAATGATGTCTTTGAAATTGATGAAAGTGGTAAGATATTCTCAACAAGAAGAAACTGAGTGAAGAGTGATTTATTCAGTAATAAGAGtataaatatttagaaatttAGTTTTGGAATTCATTGTTTAATACTGTACTTGCTGTAGAGTAACATTTTcacacatatttcatttgaaggATTAATGATGTCTTTCATTGCTCTAAGgaaaaattacaacaaaaattGACTTCCTAGACCGGGAGACGGAAAGTGCATACATAGTTGTGGTTCATGCCAAGGATATGCCAGGCATGAAAACTGGAGGCAGTGCCACCACCACAGTCACCATCACCGTGGGCGACATCAATGATAACATGGCCACCTTTAAGAAAAGtaagacaaatacatttttgtcctctaatcattcatttatatagtcAGCATTTTGTGAAATGACATTGTATTTACTTTGAGTTGTGACTTTTTATAGAGATTTACAAGTTTGATGTCAAAGAAGATGAGAAGGAGAACTTTAAAATTGGCACAGTGGAAACTGAGGACAAAGATGAGCAGCAGAACAAAGATCCAGTATTCACCATAGTGGCGGATTCCACCACAGAGCCCAGATTCACCAATGTATTTAAGATTGAAAGAAACCCACGAAAAGATGGAGTCCTCACTTTAAAACAGGTATCCTCTGCTCCTGGCCAGTCTAATGACTAGTTCTGAagaagatttctgaagacaaCATACTGAGATGATTACACGATATGTGCAGAACATGACCACATTTCATCATCTTTCAGGGACTTAAAAAGCATGACTGTGAAAAAAGATCCAGTTAAgtcttccatttattttattataaagggaaaaaacataaaacccaTAAACCCTTAAATAATGTTGGAgttgggctttaaaaaaattataatactaATGCAACTACTGAAACTTGCCTATCCACTTCTTTCTTTACAGAAACTGGATTTTGAAAGCAGGAAGGCATATACTTTTGATGTTTATGTGCGTGAGGACAATCTCCAAAAACCTCCAGATGACCAGGGTGCATATGCTAACACCAAGGCTAAGGTTATTATAAATGTGCTAGATGTGGATGAGCCACCTGTATTCAGCAAAGATGCCTACACCTTCACTCTTCGCGAAGATGCCAAAGTCTCCACTAAGATCGGAGGTGTGTTGGCCAGGGACCCAGATGCAGCCCAGAACAATATACGGTATAGCATTTCATGTTTGCACAGTCCTTAAAACAgagaattttacttttttaattgtCTATTCAGATTAACTGAACCATACTTTGTGCATATGTTTACAGTACATACTGCACAAGCActgtctctcatacacacaatgAAATTTAATAAGAGACAATGCAAACagctttatatatattttttttttttaagtaacagTTTGAACATGTACACAAGTGAACTTAATACTTTCTTATTCATGGTGTTAATATTCTACAAACACTGACCCATTTAGCCTCATATTAACATTTGTACACCATCTCTTCCCCAGGTACTCCATAGATGACCCAAAATGTCCAGTAAAGATTGATCCAAAGACTGGTACCATGtacacagacaggaaactgGACCGGGAACTCATCCCCTTATACATATTCTATGTGACTGCTGAGGAG
Encoded here:
- the LOC118215804 gene encoding cadherin-5-like isoform X1, whose amino-acid sequence is MRRSVVKQVMGPAMWTGLWAFTLFIGTVTTESTVNRGTPKHNPIQQRHKRDWLWKFLFLEEEKSNPPHYVGKLKSTMASDQTKFVIKGDGANSIFHVSRQGDIYAIKKLDREVKSTYYLTAHLLDIATNKSVEAAEPFNIKIIDLNDNNPVFPPSYNGSVLERSAAGTHVLTVTATDADDPTTANGQVEYKLLNGNDVFEIDESGKITTKIDFLDRETESAYIVVVHAKDMPGMKTGGSATTTVTITVGDINDNMATFKKKIYKFDVKEDEKENFKIGTVETEDKDEQQNKDPVFTIVADSTTEPRFTNVFKIERNPRKDGVLTLKQKLDFESRKAYTFDVYVREDNLQKPPDDQGAYANTKAKVIINVLDVDEPPVFSKDAYTFTLREDAKVSTKIGGVLARDPDAAQNNIRYSIDDPKCPVKIDPKTGTMYTDRKLDRELIPLYIFYVTAEEATPKALKSYVNVSLVVLDFNDNAPELTNFQDLFACENDGPGTVIGTIGASDKDDHPQRFSFSLAKPSPNFSLISDGSSTANITVTHGGFGLDDRREYLMEIVLKDSGSPALSSTTTTTIRVCSCGRDRKDYYCKPAYAQAGVSTSALIAILLCILTILVIMILIVLRKWYQKDTLDTLGKSSREIHEQLVAYDEEGGGEMDTNGYDVAILTSARNEGRLHLVPALYAAVKRPLADRGHVAAMIEAKKDAADHDRDSSPYDTLHIYGYEGAGSFTSSLSSLEMSSFSDSSLDYDFLSDWGPCFQTLAELYRPDISEK
- the LOC118215804 gene encoding cadherin-5-like isoform X2 is translated as MASDQTKFVIKGDGANSIFHVSRQGDIYAIKKLDREVKSTYYLTAHLLDIATNKSVEAAEPFNIKIIDLNDNNPVFPPSYNGSVLERSAAGTHVLTVTATDADDPTTANGQVEYKLLNGNDVFEIDESGKITTKIDFLDRETESAYIVVVHAKDMPGMKTGGSATTTVTITVGDINDNMATFKKKIYKFDVKEDEKENFKIGTVETEDKDEQQNKDPVFTIVADSTTEPRFTNVFKIERNPRKDGVLTLKQKLDFESRKAYTFDVYVREDNLQKPPDDQGAYANTKAKVIINVLDVDEPPVFSKDAYTFTLREDAKVSTKIGGVLARDPDAAQNNIRYSIDDPKCPVKIDPKTGTMYTDRKLDRELIPLYIFYVTAEEATPKALKSYVNVSLVVLDFNDNAPELTNFQDLFACENDGPGTVIGTIGASDKDDHPQRFSFSLAKPSPNFSLISDGSSTANITVTHGGFGLDDRREYLMEIVLKDSGSPALSSTTTTTIRVCSCGRDRKDYYCKPAYAQAGVSTSALIAILLCILTILVIMILIVLRKWYQKDTLDTLGKSSREIHEQLVAYDEEGGGEMDTNGYDVAILTSARNEGRLHLVPALYAAVKRPLADRGHVAAMIEAKKDAADHDRDSSPYDTLHIYGYEGAGSFTSSLSSLEMSSFSDSSLDYDFLSDWGPCFQTLAELYRPDISEK